Proteins encoded together in one Terriglobus saanensis SP1PR4 window:
- a CDS encoding type III pantothenate kinase, which yields MLLAIDVGNSNTVMGLYDLSTAERNPPIHFWRLTTPKHTTIDELGVQMRSMFALHGLELSVVEAIVIASVVPPVDSMLRHVCDRFFKLRPLFVEPGVKTGLPVLTDNPAEVGADRIVNCIAAFEKYGGPCVVVDMGTATTFDVVSPKGEFLGGAIAPGLGISADALFDSAARLTRVDIKRPSKIIGTSTTDNIQIGLYYGYIGLVDGILERLITEIGGKVKAVATGGLAKLIAGGSKYIEVVDEMLTLDGLRLIHERNLDRNLERSRRRASSVPQPTAKI from the coding sequence AGAGCGAAATCCGCCAATTCATTTCTGGAGATTGACCACGCCGAAGCACACCACGATCGACGAGCTTGGCGTGCAGATGCGCAGCATGTTTGCTCTGCATGGTCTGGAGCTGTCCGTGGTGGAAGCGATTGTGATCGCCTCTGTAGTGCCACCCGTCGATTCCATGTTGCGACACGTTTGCGACCGCTTTTTCAAACTGCGTCCGCTCTTCGTCGAACCGGGGGTGAAGACGGGACTTCCAGTGCTGACGGACAATCCGGCAGAGGTCGGCGCGGACCGCATTGTGAACTGCATTGCTGCCTTTGAAAAATATGGCGGCCCTTGCGTCGTAGTCGACATGGGCACGGCAACGACCTTCGATGTGGTTTCTCCGAAGGGCGAGTTTCTTGGTGGCGCGATCGCACCCGGACTTGGCATCTCGGCCGATGCGCTCTTCGACAGCGCGGCACGTCTGACCCGCGTGGATATCAAGCGTCCCTCGAAGATCATCGGAACAAGTACTACGGACAACATCCAGATTGGCCTGTACTACGGATACATCGGGCTGGTGGATGGAATCCTGGAGCGGCTGATTACGGAGATAGGTGGCAAGGTAAAGGCTGTAGCTACGGGTGGATTGGCAAAGCTCATTGCCGGTGGGTCGAAGTACATTGAAGTGGTCGATGAGATGTTGACGCTCGACGGCCTTCGTTTGATCCATGAACGAAATCTTGACCGCAACCTGGAACGAAGCCGACGCCGTGCTTCCTCCGTTCCACAACCGACTGCGAAGATATAG